The genomic DNA TCGACGCGCAGCGCGCCGGTCTGCAGCCACGTGTAGACCGTCTCGTGCAGCGCGGGCGCGGCGCCGGTGCGGCCCGCGTCGTACCAGGCGTGCCACGCGTGCCACAGCGGCCCGAACACCTTGGCGGCCACGACGACGAACGCCAGCCCGACGGCCGACACCGCCACCGCGTGCACCACGCGACGCGGCAGCATGCGCCCGACCAGCAGATTGAACGCCGCGCCGAGCAGTGGCAGCAGCGGAATCCAGTATAGGGACAGGTCGCTCATGGGTCAGTGCCGTAGCGCGGTGAGTTCGTCCACGTTGACCTGCCGGCGGTTGCGGAACACGGCTACAACGATCGCCAGCCCCACCGCGGCCTCGGCCGCGGCGACCGCGATCACGACGAACGCGAACGCATGCCCCGCCATGTCGCCGTGCTGCCGTGCGAACGCGATCAGCGCGATGTTGGCGGCGTTGAGCATCAGCTCGATCGACATCATCACGATCAGCGCGTTGCGGCGCATCAGCACGCCGACGATTCCGATGCCGAACAGCACAGCCGACAGCACGAGGAAGTGGCCGATCGTGATGTTCCAGAACACGCCGGTCATCGCGCGTCCTCCTGTTCGGCGTGGCGCCGGGTCGGCCGTGCGACGGCGATGGCGCCGACGACGGCCACCAGCAAGACGACCGACACGGCCTCGAACGGGAACAGATAGCTGCGAAACAGCGTGCTGCCCAGCGCGCGCGTGGTGCCGAACTCGTGGCCGTTGACCGCCTCGAGCGCGGCGGGCGCCGCCTCGCGCACGCGCCAAAGCACCTGGCCGACCCGCACCAGCAGGTAGACGAGCGCAACCGTGGCGACGCCCTTGCCGGCGAGGCCGGACAGCGCCCACGGTTCGTCTTCCTCGCGGTTGAGGATCATCACGACGAACACGAACAGCACCATCACCGCGCCGGCGTACACCAGCACCTGAATCGCGGCGAGGAAGTGGGCAAACAGCATCACGTACACCGCCGCGATGGCGAAGAACGTGCCGACGAGCCCCATCGTCGCCGCCACCAGGTTGCGGCGGGTGATCACGAACAGGCTGCCGCCGACCGTCAGCAGGGCGAACAACCAGAACAGCAGCGCTTCGACTGGGCCGGTGCCTTCCACGTCATGCCTCCGGACCGCGGCACTTGGCCTCGAACTCGTCGCGGAACTTGGTCAAAAACGCCATCATCGGCCACGCCGCCGCCTCGCCGAGCGGACAGATCGTGTTGCCGGCGATGCCGTTGGCGATGTTGCCCAAAAGCTCCACGTCGCCCGGCTTGCCCTCGCCGCGCGCGACCCGCTTGCACACCTTCGCGAGCCACCCGGTGCCCTCGCGACACGGCGTGCACTGCCCGCACGACTCGTGGTGGTAAAAGTCCATGATTCGCGAGCACACCGCCGGGATGTCGGTCGTGTCGTCCATCACGACGATGCCGCCCGACCCGGCCATCGTCCGCAGCTGCCGGCCGCCGCCCATGTCGAACAGGCGCCCGCGCGTGACCTCGACCGGGCGGATGCGCTCGTCCTGCGTGAGCGCGTCGAACTCGATCGGCACGTCCAGCTCGTCGGCGGCGAGCACCGGCATCGACGTGCCGCCCGGGATCACCGCCTTGACCTTGCGTCCCTTCCACACGCCGCCGCAGATGTCGTCGATCAGCTGGCGGAACGTGACCGTCATCGGGATCTCGTAGACCCCCGGCTTTTCGACGTGGCCCGACACGCACACCAGGCGGGTGCCGCCCGAACGGCCGACGCCCAGCTCGGCGAACCACTGGCCTCCGTGCTCGACGATGTGCGGGATGTTCGACAGCGTCTCGACGTTGTTGACGATGGTCGGCTTGCCGAACGCGCCTTCGACCGCCGGGAACGGCGGCTTGAGCCGCGGCTGGCCGCGCCGGCCCTCGAGCGAGTTGAGCAGCGCCGTCTCCTCGCCGCAGATGTACGCGCCCGCGCCGCGGTGCACGACCAGGTCGATCGACAGGTCGCGGCCGCACACGCGCGGTCCGAGGTAGCCGCGCTCGTACGCCTCGTCGACCGCCTTCTGCAACACGAGGTACTCGCGCATCATCTCGCCGCGCATATAGACGAATGCGTGCTTGGCGCCCAGCGCGTACGCCGCGATGATCATCCCCTCGATGAGCTGGTGCGGGTCCCAGTAGACCAGCTCGCGGTCCTTGCACGTGCCCGGCTCCGACTCGTCGCAATTGCACACGAGGTAGACCGTCTCGGCCCCCTTGGGCACGAATCCCCACTTGATGCCGCACGGGAAGCCCGCGCCGCCGCGACCGCGCAGGTTCGACGCCTTGACCTCGGCGACGATGTCCTCGCGCGCCATGTCGAGCGCCTTCTTGAGCGCGCGGTAGCCGCCGAGCGACTCGTACACCGCGATCTGCTTGGCGTCCTCGCGGCCGAAGTGCTTCGTGACGACCTTGGTTCCCAGTTCGGCGGGCACGGCTACACGACCTCCGATTCGGGCCGCGGCCGCTCGCGCAGCTCCGCGAGGATCTCCTCGACCTGTTCCGGCACGACGTCGAGGAAGTAGCGGGTGCCGCACACGATCGCGGGCGCGTTCGCACACGCCGCGATGCACTCCTCCTCGACGATCGTGAACTCCTCCGTGCTCTCGCCGCGGCGGATGCCGAGCTTGTCCTCGAGCGCCGCGAGCACGTCGTAGGCGCCGCGCAGCATGCACGCGACGTTCGTGCACACGCGCAGCACGTTCGGCGCCGCCGGCTCGCGGCGCAGCATCGTATAAAAGGTAGCGACCCCGTAGACGTGCGCGTACGGCAGGTCGAGCGCCGCGGCGACGGCGCGCAACGCGTCGTCGTGCAGATGCCCGAACTCCTTTTGCGCGATGTGCAGCGCCGGCAGGCAGGCCGCCTGCTTCCACGGGTAACGCGCGGCGATCTGCTCGATTTTCTTGGCCGCTTCGGGCGAAAACTCAACTGCCATCGTGGTCCCTTCTCGGGTCGCGAACGGCCGCGAAAATACGGGCGTGGCAACCGGTAAGTCAAGGCGCCGGCAGCGCGGACAACGCCCGCCGCGCCGCCGCGCGCACGCCCGCGTCCGGGTCCCGTTCGGCGAGGTGCCGCAAAATGGGGGCGGCATCCGGATGGCCGATGCGCGCGAGTACGTCGATCACGCGCCGCCGGCCCGCCGGGTCGGCGTCGTACAGCCCGACCTCGACGACCGCGATCGCGTCGCGACCCGCCGCCACGAGTCGATCGGCCGCCGCGTCCGCCGCCGGCCCCGGCGGCCCCACGAGCACCTCCACCGCGGCCGCGAGCCGGTCGTCGGTATCGTCGCACGCCGGCGGCGCGCAGCCGGCCGCCAGCGCGAGCACGACGATCCAGGCCATCGGTCCGCGCACCCGCGCATCGTACACGCGCGCGGCCGCCGTGTGATAAACGTGCGCGGATGCAGAGGGACAAGCGGTCGATGCCCGAGCTGTCGCGGTTCGAGCGCGCGTCGGTTGCGGCGCTGCGCCTGGCCAACGAAACGGCGCTCAAGCGGTTGCAGAAGCCTTTCCACGTCCATTTTGGACGCCGCTGGGTCTACGCCGGCATCGCCCGCCGCCTGTTCGTCGAC from Deltaproteobacteria bacterium includes the following:
- the nuoK gene encoding NADH-quinone oxidoreductase subunit NuoK produces the protein MTIGHFLVLSAVLFGIGIVGVLMRRNALIVMMSIELMLNAANIALIAFARQHGDMAGHAFAFVVIAVAAAEAAVGLAIVVAVFRNRRQVNVDELTALRH
- a CDS encoding NADH-quinone oxidoreductase subunit J — protein: MEGTGPVEALLFWLFALLTVGGSLFVITRRNLVAATMGLVGTFFAIAAVYVMLFAHFLAAIQVLVYAGAVMVLFVFVVMILNREEDEPWALSGLAGKGVATVALVYLLVRVGQVLWRVREAAPAALEAVNGHEFGTTRALGSTLFRSYLFPFEAVSVVLLVAVVGAIAVARPTRRHAEQEDAR
- the nuoF gene encoding NADH oxidoreductase (quinone) subunit F; the encoded protein is MPAELGTKVVTKHFGREDAKQIAVYESLGGYRALKKALDMAREDIVAEVKASNLRGRGGAGFPCGIKWGFVPKGAETVYLVCNCDESEPGTCKDRELVYWDPHQLIEGMIIAAYALGAKHAFVYMRGEMMREYLVLQKAVDEAYERGYLGPRVCGRDLSIDLVVHRGAGAYICGEETALLNSLEGRRGQPRLKPPFPAVEGAFGKPTIVNNVETLSNIPHIVEHGGQWFAELGVGRSGGTRLVCVSGHVEKPGVYEIPMTVTFRQLIDDICGGVWKGRKVKAVIPGGTSMPVLAADELDVPIEFDALTQDERIRPVEVTRGRLFDMGGGRQLRTMAGSGGIVVMDDTTDIPAVCSRIMDFYHHESCGQCTPCREGTGWLAKVCKRVARGEGKPGDVELLGNIANGIAGNTICPLGEAAAWPMMAFLTKFRDEFEAKCRGPEA
- a CDS encoding NAD(P)H-dependent oxidoreductase subunit E encodes the protein MPPPFCGTSPNGTRTRACARRRGGRCPRCRRLDLPVATPVFSRPFATREGTTMAVEFSPEAAKKIEQIAARYPWKQAACLPALHIAQKEFGHLHDDALRAVAAALDLPYAHVYGVATFYTMLRREPAAPNVLRVCTNVACMLRGAYDVLAALEDKLGIRRGESTEEFTIVEEECIAACANAPAIVCGTRYFLDVVPEQVEEILAELRERPRPESEVV